Sequence from the Ectothiorhodospira sp. BSL-9 genome:
CGCTGGTTGCGGTAGCGAGACAGACGATACACCCAAAGCTTGCCTAGATCCTTCAGGGGCGCAAAGCCGCCGGCCATGTCCCCGTAAAGGGTGGCATAGCCCACGGCCATTTCGCTCTTGTTGCCGGTGGTGAGCAGCATGCGCCCGGTCTTGTTGGAGAAGGCCATCAGAATGGTCCCCCGACAACGGGCCTGGATGTTTTCCTCCGTGGTGTCGGCAGCCAGGCCGGCGAAGGCATCGGACAGGCTCCCCATGAAGGCCTCCACCATGGGCGCGATGGGGATCTCCCGGAAACGCACGCCCAGCAGCTCGGCCTGGGCTGAGGCGTCCTCCCGGCTCATGCTGGCGGTGTAGTGGTAGGGCATCATGATGGCCTCCACCGCCTCCGCCCCCAGGGCGTCCACGGCAATGCAGAGGGTCAGGGCCGAGTCGATCCCGCCGGAGAGACCCAGTACGGCACCCTTGAAACCATTCTTGTTGACGTAGTCCCGCACCCCCAGCACCAGGGCGTCGTAGAGGCTGGCCTCGGCCGGCTGTGGCGGTGCCATGACCCCGCTGGAAAACCGCACACCCTCGGCATCGTGCTGCACCTCCAGCAGGTACAGCCCTTCCTGCCAGGGGGGCGCGCACAGACGCAGGGAGCCGTCGGCATCCACTGCCATGGAATGGCCATCGAATACCAGTTCGTCCTGTCCGCCCACCAGGTTCACATAGGCGATGGGCAGGCCCGTTTCGGCCACCCGGGCACGCAGCACCTCCAGGCGCTCCTGGTGTTTGTCCCGATGAAAGGGCGAGGCATTGATATTGAGGATGAGCCGCGCACCGGCATCCCGGGCCCGGCGGGCCGGCTCCGGTTGCCAGATGTCCTCGCAGACCGTGATGCCCATGGGCAGCCCCCCAACCTCCACCACGCAGGCCTGGTCACCGGGGCAAAAGTAACGTTTTTCATCGAAAACGCTGTAATTGGGAAGGATCTGCTTGTGGTAGCGGGCGTGTACTTTCCCCTCTCGCAGCCACACCGCGGAGTTGCACAGGCCACAGGCATCTCGCAGGGGCGCCCCGAGCAGGATGTCGATACCCCGCACCTGGTGGGCCACCTCCTCCAGGGCCTGGGTGACACGATCCAGCAGGCTGCCGCGCATGAGC
This genomic interval carries:
- a CDS encoding NAD+ synthase yields the protein MTQTLKIALAQVNLMVGDVEGNAERIIHAASQARDRHGAQLVLFPELAITGYPPEDLLMRGSLLDRVTQALEEVAHQVRGIDILLGAPLRDACGLCNSAVWLREGKVHARYHKQILPNYSVFDEKRYFCPGDQACVVEVGGLPMGITVCEDIWQPEPARRARDAGARLILNINASPFHRDKHQERLEVLRARVAETGLPIAYVNLVGGQDELVFDGHSMAVDADGSLRLCAPPWQEGLYLLEVQHDAEGVRFSSGVMAPPQPAEASLYDALVLGVRDYVNKNGFKGAVLGLSGGIDSALTLCIAVDALGAEAVEAIMMPYHYTASMSREDASAQAELLGVRFREIPIAPMVEAFMGSLSDAFAGLAADTTEENIQARCRGTILMAFSNKTGRMLLTTGNKSEMAVGYATLYGDMAGGFAPLKDLGKLWVYRLSRYRNQRGPAIPERVIERPPSAELAPDQRDEDSLPPYEILDAILERFVERDESFSRIVDAGYDETVVRRVIGLVLRNEYKRRQAPPGVRVTPRAFGKDRRYPITSGYGRLLR